A region of the Candidatus Rokuibacteriota bacterium genome:
AGCCCGTGGACGAGGCGCGGGGGGCGGTGCGGGCGGCCACCGTCGTGGGCTGGGGCGGCCTCGTGGCCTACACGGCCGTGCATGCGCCGGTCGGGCTCAGCCAGGCCATCGAGCACGTGTGGAGGCGCGACGGGCGGGTGCTGGCGCGCATCCGGCTGTCGCCGGTGCAGGGCGGCCGCGCCGAGGGCTTCCGGACATGGTCGCGCCGTACGGACCTCACGCCGCCGCTCGCGGGCCGCTACGCCGTCGACGTCATGACGGCCTCGGGCCAGCTCATCGGCCGCTTGCGCTTCACGGTGACGCCATGAATGGAGCGCCGATGACGCTCGTCGACACCCACGCGCACCTGCACTTCCCCGAGTTCGCCGAGGACCTGGACATGGTCCTCGCGCGGGCCCGTCACGCCGGGTTGCGCGCGATCGTCACGATCGGCACCGACCGCGACACCAACGCCGCGGTGGTGGCGCTGGCCGCGCGGGAGCCCGACGTGTACGCCACGGTGGGCATCCACCCCCACGACGCCGGCGCGGCGACGGAGGCCGACTTCGACGCGATGGAGCGCCTCGCCCGGGGGTCCGCCAAGGTGGTGGCGCTCGGCGAGATGGGGCTCGACTTCTTCCGCGACCTCTCGCCCCGCGATGCGCAGGAGCGAGTCTTCCGGCGGCAGATCGCGCTGGCCCGAGCCCTCGGCAAGCCCGTCGCTGTCCACTGCCGCGACGCCCACGCCGAGGTGCTCCGGATCCTCGCCGAGGAGCGCGTGGCCGACATCGGCGGGGTGATGCACTGCTTCTCGGGCGACGTGGGGATCGCCCGGCGGTGCCTCGACCTGGGGCTCCTGATCTCGCTGGCGGGCCCCGTGACCTACAAGAACGCGCGCGCCTTGCCGGAGGTCGCCCGCTTCGTGCCGGAGGACCGGCTCGTGGTGGAGACCGACTGCCCGTACCTGCCGCCGCACCCGCACCGCGGCCGGAGAAACGAGCCGGCATGGGTCGCGCTCACCGCCGGGCACATCGCCGGGCTCCGGGGCGCCGATCCGGCGGCGCTGGGCGAGACGCTCACGCAGAATGCCGCAGGGCTGTACCACCTCTCACTCTCCTAGGGGGTCTCATCATGGCGTACGCGGACGTGCTGTACGAGGTGAAGAGCAGCATCGCGTGGGTCACCATCAACCGGCCCGACAAGGGCAACACCTTCCGCCGGCAGACGGTGATCGAGCTGATCCAGGCGCTCAACGAGGCGCGCAACGACACGCAGGTACGCGTCGTGGTCCTCACCGGCGCCGGCGACCGCTTCTTCTGCCTCGGCGGCGAGAAGGAGGCCAACGACGGCCTGCTGCACTACCACAACGTGCCGCCCGTGGTGGACCTCTACACGCTCATCGACTTGATGCCGGTGCCGGTGATCGCCATGGTCAACGGCTTCGCGGTGGGCGGCGGCAACGTGCTGGCCAACATGTGCGACCTCACGGTGGCCAGCGAGCAAGCGAGCTTCCGCCAGGTAGGTCCCATGATGGGCTCCTACGACGCGGGCTTCGGGACCTGGTACCTGGAGGATGCCGTGGGACGCAAGCGGGCCCGGGAGATCTGGTACCTGAACCGCAAGTACAGCGCCAAGGAAGCCCAGGCCCTGGGCCTGGTCAACGAGGTGGTGCCGCACGCCGAGCTGCGGGCCCGCACCGAGGCGCTGTGCGAGGAGCTGAAGCAGCGCGGGCCGCAGGCCCTGGCGGCGCTCAAGGCCGCCTTCCACGCCCGCCACAACGGCGTCACGGGCCTGAGTCGCATGGCCATCGACCACCTGGTGGCGAACTACTACCACACGGCCGAGGCCAAGGAGATGGGGCGCGCCTTCAACGCCAAGGACAAGCCGAGCCCCGACACGTTCTACCGCTGAGGCAGGGGAGGGGGCGCTCTCCCCGGAACACGCTGCCTCGTCACGCGATGCGCCCGCTCGGAACGGGCCACGAGATGGCAGTGTCCGGCTCCGGCAACACGCAGAAGCCACGGTTCCGGGGAGAGCGCCCCCTCCCCCGCCTGCCGGCCCCCGGCGTAACGGTAATCCGCAGGAGTCCTTAGAGCTTGCCGAGGGCGGTGAGGACGTCGCCCGGCGTGATGGGCTGGGCGGTGAGCCGCGCGCCGAAGGGGGCGAGGGCGTCGTTGACCGCGTTGAGCACCGCCCCCGGCGCCCCCGCCGTCCCCGCCTCGCCGGCCCCCTTGAAGCCCCCCTCGGAATAGGCCGTGGGCGTCTCCACGTGGCCCACCACGATGTCCGGGATCTCGGGGGCCATGGGGACGAGGTAGTCCATGAGGGTGCCGTTGCGGAGCTGTCCCTGGTCGTCGTACACGCAGTGCTCCCAGAGGGCGGCGCCGATGCCCTGGACGATGGCGCCGCGCAGCTGCTCGTCCACCAGCCGCGGGTTGATGATGCGGCCGCAGTCCTCCACCACCCAGTGCTTGAGGAGGCGCACGAAGCCCGTCTCCATGTCCACCTCGACGTGGGAGAGCTGGATCCCGTTGGTGAAGGCGAAGCCCTGGTGGCGCGGCACGTAGTGCCTGGTCACGGTCAGCTCGGACTGGAAATCCTTGGGGAGGGTGTCGGGCCGGAAGTAGGCGATGCGCCCCACCTCCGCCAGCGGCAGGCGCACCTCGCCCGTGTCGGCGTCGACGACGGCCCCGCGGCGCACGTCCAGGTCCATCGGCTCCCCGCCCAGGATGGCGGCGGCCACCTTCAGGATGTTCTCCTTGAGGGCCTTGCCGGACAGGAGCGCCGCTTCCCCGCCGATGCCGGCCCCCCGGGAGGCCCAGGTTCCGCCGCCATAGGGTGTCACCATGGTGTCCCCGGTGAGGACGCGCACGTGTTCCATGGGGACCCCGACCGCCGTCGCGACCACCTGGGCGATCATCGTGTCGGTGCCCTGCCCCTGCTCGGTGACGCCGGTCATGCAGGTCAAGGTCCCCGAGGGCTCGAACCTGATGGTGCAGCCGTCCTGGGAGGAGATCCTGGCGCCGCCGACGCCGTAGAACGCCGGCCCCGGGGTGGTGAGCTCGACGAAGCCGCAGAGGCCGAGCCCGCGGTAGGTCCCGCGCGCCCGCAGGGCATCGCGCTCGGCACAGAGCCGCCGGTAGTCGGCCAGCTCCAGGAGACTGTCCAGGCACTCCTCGAGGGAGAGCCGCTCGAAGAAGTACCCGGTCTGCGTCGTGTGGGGGTACATGTCCTGGGTCACGAGATTCCGGCGCCGGACCTCCACGGGGTCGAGTCCGAGCTCGCGGGCCACGCGGTCCACCATCCCTTCCATGACGGCGAAGGCCACGGGGTGGCCGACGGCGCGGTACTGGCACATGGGCGTCTTGTTCTGGAGCACCACGCTGAGCCGGGCCGCGTAGTGGCGGAAGCGGTAGAGCGCCGGCGTGAGCCGCACCGTCTGGTTGCCCTCGACGGCGCTGGTGCGCGGGTACACGGAGTAGGGGCCGATGCCCGTGAGATCGTCCACGCGCATGCCGAGGATGGTGCCGTCGCGCTTCACGGCGACCTCGGCCCGTACCCGATGGTCGCGCGCGTGGATGTCGCTCACGAAGGACTCCACCCGGTCGGCCGTGAACTTCACGGGGCGCCCCAGCAGGACGGCCAGCGCGCAGGCGGCGACCTCGTCGGGATAGATGTGGACCTTGAGCCCGAAGCTCCCGCCCACGTCCCGGCAGATCACCCGCACGTGGTGCTCGGGCAGGCGCAGGTGCCGCGCCAGGATGTCCTGCATCATGTGGGGCGCCTGGAAGGCGTGATAGACCGTCAGCTGCTGCTCCGCCGGGTCGAAGTCGGCGAGGATGGTCCGGGGCTCGACGGTGACCGCCGTGTGCCGGCCCATGCGGAAGGTGTCGGTGTAGACGGCGTCGGCCTGGCGGAAGGCCTCCTCCACGTCGCCCGCCTTGAGCTCGAGGCTGAAGACGAGGTTGTCGCCCAGCTCGGGGTGGATCAGGGGCGTGGCCGGATCCAGTGCGGTTTCCGGCTCCGTCACGGCGGGCAGGGGCTCCCACTCGACGGCCACGCGGCCGACGCCGTCCTCGGCGATGGCGCGGCTCTCGGCGACCACCGCCACCACGGGCTCGCCCTGCCAGGCGGCTTTCCCGATGGCGAGGGCGTGCTGCTTCGCCGAC
Encoded here:
- a CDS encoding TatD family hydrolase; translated protein: MTLVDTHAHLHFPEFAEDLDMVLARARHAGLRAIVTIGTDRDTNAAVVALAAREPDVYATVGIHPHDAGAATEADFDAMERLARGSAKVVALGEMGLDFFRDLSPRDAQERVFRRQIALARALGKPVAVHCRDAHAEVLRILAEERVADIGGVMHCFSGDVGIARRCLDLGLLISLAGPVTYKNARALPEVARFVPEDRLVVETDCPYLPPHPHRGRRNEPAWVALTAGHIAGLRGADPAALGETLTQNAAGLYHLSLS
- a CDS encoding enoyl-CoA hydratase/isomerase family protein, producing the protein MAYADVLYEVKSSIAWVTINRPDKGNTFRRQTVIELIQALNEARNDTQVRVVVLTGAGDRFFCLGGEKEANDGLLHYHNVPPVVDLYTLIDLMPVPVIAMVNGFAVGGGNVLANMCDLTVASEQASFRQVGPMMGSYDAGFGTWYLEDAVGRKRAREIWYLNRKYSAKEAQALGLVNEVVPHAELRARTEALCEELKQRGPQALAALKAAFHARHNGVTGLSRMAIDHLVANYYHTAEAKEMGRAFNAKDKPSPDTFYR
- a CDS encoding xanthine dehydrogenase family protein, producing the protein MSDTPARITERESYIGRSVVRPQTARLLAGRGVFTDDVTLPRMTHVAFVRSPHAHARIGAIDTAAARALPGVIAVVTGVELARVCDGWVGTLAHFQGMKSAKQHALAIGKAAWQGEPVVAVVAESRAIAEDGVGRVAVEWEPLPAVTEPETALDPATPLIHPELGDNLVFSLELKAGDVEEAFRQADAVYTDTFRMGRHTAVTVEPRTILADFDPAEQQLTVYHAFQAPHMMQDILARHLRLPEHHVRVICRDVGGSFGLKVHIYPDEVAACALAVLLGRPVKFTADRVESFVSDIHARDHRVRAEVAVKRDGTILGMRVDDLTGIGPYSVYPRTSAVEGNQTVRLTPALYRFRHYAARLSVVLQNKTPMCQYRAVGHPVAFAVMEGMVDRVARELGLDPVEVRRRNLVTQDMYPHTTQTGYFFERLSLEECLDSLLELADYRRLCAERDALRARGTYRGLGLCGFVELTTPGPAFYGVGGARISSQDGCTIRFEPSGTLTCMTGVTEQGQGTDTMIAQVVATAVGVPMEHVRVLTGDTMVTPYGGGTWASRGAGIGGEAALLSGKALKENILKVAAAILGGEPMDLDVRRGAVVDADTGEVRLPLAEVGRIAYFRPDTLPKDFQSELTVTRHYVPRHQGFAFTNGIQLSHVEVDMETGFVRLLKHWVVEDCGRIINPRLVDEQLRGAIVQGIGAALWEHCVYDDQGQLRNGTLMDYLVPMAPEIPDIVVGHVETPTAYSEGGFKGAGEAGTAGAPGAVLNAVNDALAPFGARLTAQPITPGDVLTALGKL